From Vanrija pseudolonga chromosome 1, complete sequence, a single genomic window includes:
- the fam160b1 gene encoding uncharacterized protein produces MEVSTFFTRLLQAPKPAVPVQAPDDFKDFEDAWLVVKDTLEHPDERQLRRGILTTDVPRHLKHIVDALVYESNRTDEDTTGACLEYFLRNDMLAQLERLCERDRPHGIKAEVLRTVNNLVVLLSERFLVHNAVHRPLRRLLRSCIGDLPEEHYDGEARVFGAAADEDDYGWEGELEEDLVDLMCILCSRMRAYPPLLLIFFHDKGWLLPHLSSGAPQPGRALSPVPSIDTSRSKTASTRTTDTEATAAHFEFLLFSYLLRFVHREGRTGDFARAGLLFLFDITFLPPGEEGADNLSLTPVGEGLDPLQDARDALAEYILDGDFADVMAAGLGAAYSVLPTKLQVPSLAELASVDGEKAATAAPATAGMTIGAGTKRDDDSDRDDLIPSTDIDVRNQLDTLIKQFGFLQDILYRCSSPTLHADPQARTVSSAQVLGRAVSDATLDAIQTAFVDNVLYPSILECSSTDGSAVAVLTYLNVLLGNLEDGAVLHRILDALMDSTIRTTTGSPNQERPRRKTGAMDYVPAPGAAPNYHAEERFTLRDLILENLQSENAASVAAAMHLVYTLLGDHCGRVTPSLLAVVRDPSATATARRTLPPVGAKEWAETHLPKPVNSTDVHLQEPELYSALVPRLDDALQGGMDTATGFAAYLSDTHALIEVDRCWQLSRIPLQFVSDDGKPALLRVGDFVADPLQHSLSPSDPLVQSLMGALCAWFTASPDENVALTGSLAAIARCPNRSLSGWLLYDIKDVPADPWEEMQRRSSQDSTASSDDERNRTPPVPARTTATLPALYQIIRGLTRHIGRFRGTVEDFDRLLAERRQGLLFTDHLDEAMNAMLDVESSHVGFGLPPLPPPSLVPSTPPLRKPTLASSIRALWSSPRKKRDSQPSTPRPGTPFLNAPSPNTPGTPSTPSRPLPAPVPVPSPGALAPPGPSQPPQASPPFKTHYSQLEESGLLDVAPVPGVTSGAWAKQTDETDGGTASPAIATQASLTSILDNCIVLEELIKELVAIITARRALGVDQVGFM; encoded by the exons ATGGAGGTATCCACGTTCTTCACGCGCCTCCTCCAGGCGCCCAAGCCTGCCGTGCCGGTGCAGGCCCCCGACGACTTCAAGGACTTTGAAGATGCCTGGCTGGTAGTGAAG GACACGCTCGAGCATcccgacgagcgccagcTCCGGAG AGGCATCCTCACGACCGACGTGCCGCGGCACCTCAAGCACATTGTGGACGCGCTAGTATACGAGAGCAACCGAACAGACGAGGA CACCACTGGCGCCTGCCTCGAGTACTTCCTCCGAAATGACATGCTGGCGCAGCTCGAACGCCTGTGCGAGCGCGACCGGCCCCACGGCATCAAGG CCGAGGTACTGCGCACCGTCAACAACCTCGTTGTGCTGCTCTCCGAGCGCTTCCTAGTGCACAATGCCGTACACcgcccgctccgccgcctcctgcgCTCGTGCATCGGCGACCTGCCAGAGGAGCACTatgacggcgaggcgcgtgtctttggggccgcggcggacgaggacgactacGGATGGGAGGGCGAactcgaggaggacctcgtcgacctcatgTGTATCCTCTGCTCCCGGATGAGAGCGTA CCCACCACTGTTATTGATATTCTTCCACGACAAGGGCTGGCTCCTGCCGCACCTgtcgtctggcgcgccgcagcctGGCCGCGCCCTATCTCCCGTCCCATCAATCGACACGTCGAGATCCaagacggcgtcgacgcgcacgaccGACACCGAGGCGACAGCAGCCCACTTCGAGTTCTTACTCTTCTCGTACCTCCTCCGGTTTGTCCACCGCGAGGGCCGCACCGGAGACTTTGCGCGAGCAGGTCTGCTGTTCCTCTTCGATATCACCTTCTTGCCACCGGGAGAAGAGGGGGCAGACAACCTGTCGCTCACTCCCGTTGGGGAAGGATTGGACCCGTTGCAGGACGCGCGTGACGCGCTGGCAGAATAcatcctcgacggcgactttGCCGACGTCATGGCTGCTGGCCTTGGCGCAGCTTATTCTGTCCTTCCGACCAAGCTCCAGGTGCCTTCGCTTGCAGAGCTGGCGtccgtcgacggcgagaaggctgcgacggcggcaccTGCGACAGCAGGCATGACCATCGGCGCCGGGACTAAGagggacgacgacagcgaccgcgacgacttAATCCCCTCGACTGACATTGACGTGCGCAACCAACTCGACACGTTGATCAAGCAGTTTGGGTTCCTCCAGGACATCCTCTACCGCTGCTCATCGCCGACGTTGCACGCTGATCCTCAAGCCCGGACAGTGTCCTCCGCCCAGGTGCTTGGGAGAGCAGTGTccgacgcgacgctcgaTGCCATCCAGACAGCGTTTGTCGACAACGTCCTCTACCCCTCCATTCTTGAGTGCTCTAGCACCGACGGCAGCGCAGTCGCCGTGCTCACGTACCTCAACGTTCTTTTAGGCAACCTCGAGGACGGAGCCGTCCTCCACCGTATCCTGGACGCACTCATGGACTCGACTATCCGCACAACAACAGGTTCGCCGAACCAGGAGCGGCCACGCCGAAAGACTGGTGCGATGGACTACGTACCAGCACCTGGCGCTGCGCCCAACTACCACGCCGAGGAACGCTTCACCCTCCGCGACCTCATCCTCGAGAACCTCCAGTCCGAGAATGCTGCCAGCGTGGCCGCGGCAATGCACCTCGTCTACACCCTCCTCGGTGATCACTGCGGTCGTGTCACCCCGTCACTCTTGGCTGTCGTGCGTGACCCCTCCGCCACAGCCACAGCCCGTCGGACACTGCCGCCAGTCGGTGCCAAGGAGTGGGCCGAGACCCACCTGCCCAAGCCAGTCAACTCAACAGACGTTCACCTGCAAGAGCCAGAATTGTACAGTGCACTTGTGCCGCGTCTAGACGATGCTCTGCAGGGAGGTATGGACACGGCGACAGGGTTTGCAGCTTACCTGTCGGATACCCATGCGCTCATTGAAGTTGACAGGTGTTGGCAACTGTCAAGGATCCCCCTCCAGTTTGTTTCGGATGACGGCAAGCCTGCCCTCTTGCGTGTCGGCGACTTTGTTGCCGACCCATTGCAACATTCCCTCTCGCCGTCCGACCCTCTGGTCCAGTCCCTCATGGGTGCACTGTGCGCCTGGTTTACTGCGTCACCAGACGAGAACGTGGCCCTTACGGGATCCTTGGCCGCCATTGCTCGCTGCCCGAACCGCTCGTTGTCCGGTTGGCTCCTGTACGACATCAAGGATGTTCCCGCCGACCCGTGGGAGGAGATGCAAAGGCGATCAAGCCAGGACTCGACTGCCAGCTCGGATGACGAGCGAAACCGTACTCCGCCGGTCCCTGCCCGCACGACCGCGACACTCCCCGCCCTCTACCAGATCATCCGCGGCCTGACCCGCCACATTGGACGGTTCCGGGGCACGGTCGAGGACTTTGACAGACTGCTGGCCGAGCGGAGACAGGGTTTGCTGTTCACCGACCACCTGGACGAGGCGATGAACGCCATGCTAGACGTCGAGTCGTCGCATGTCGGCTTTGGCCTGCccccgctgccaccgccgtcacTTGTGCCGTCAACTCCACCACTGCGCAAGCCGACCCTCGCAAGCTCGATCCGCGCACTGTGGTCGTCTCCCCGCAAGAAGCGCGATAGCCAACCAAGCACGCCGAGACCGGGCACGCCATTCCTCAACGCCCCGAGTCCCAACACGCCCGGGACGCCTTCGACACCTTCCAGGCCATTGCctgcgccggtgccggtgccgtcacccggcgcgctcgcgcccccCGGGCCATCACAGCCGCCTCAagcctcgccgccgttcaAGACGCACTACTCCCAGCTGGAAGAGTcgggcctgctcgacgtcgcacCTGTTCCCGGCGTCACTAGCGGCGCATGGGCCAAGCAAACCGACGAGACCGACGGTGgcaccgcgtcgccggcgatCGCCACCCAGGCCTCGCTCACTTCGATTCTAGACAACTGCATCGTACTCGAGGAGCTCATCAAGGAactcgtcgccatcatcacGGCCcgccgtgcgctcggcgtcgaccaggtcggcTTCATGTAG